One region of Oncorhynchus mykiss isolate Arlee chromosome 8, USDA_OmykA_1.1, whole genome shotgun sequence genomic DNA includes:
- the LOC110530021 gene encoding tyrosine-protein kinase JAK1, translating to MPRNKAMDMGRQLLVKMQRTRKGKFTPIPVLPQGLEVHFYLRDSHQLEFLRGCYTAEELCTEAAKKCGISPICFNLFALYDEGMNIWYPPNHTFKIEESTCLKLHYRMRFYFTNWHGANDNVPRVCRHALKRKNGNGPKTESGGTALLEAASLKYLFAQGQHDFLKGRAAVRNPQNEEEAHCIENECLGVAVLSITHNALEKNIVNPYLAGQISYKKYIPESMNQIIKQRNFLTRLRISRVFQHFLNEFNNKTVKSNKVNIHDIKVKYLATLETLTCGFGCEMYKPEVLRVTDSEGEIEGTPTSCNQGQPTQYQVLVSGNTGIKWRRKQQNNAWTAKEKKKSKKYKTDINWKNKPAQDVSNDWKTFSDFYEITHINIKGSTVTVHKQDNKKMELSLGFHAEALSFATLVDGYFRLTVDAHHFLCTDVAPPSVVQNLQEGCHGPISMDYTSHKLRQEGREEGMYVLRWSCIDYDHIILTVKCNEADQTDSHPYRSFKIEVGPEGYGLSGTALRQPSLRELMEQLIGQRLSTDGVFFQLRKACPPQPREMSNLLLVTKRDAEPMYPVQSHVIFHKILNEDIVQEEHLGCGTRTNIYAGKFKIKSEEEKDVWGSQTYHEVKVVLKVLGSQHRDISMTFFETVSMMRQVSHQHITLLHGVCVRNHDNIIVEEHVTLGPLDVFMRGHRLELSASWKYQVAKQLTGALSYLEDKKLVHGYVCAKNVLVERDGLEGETGPFIKLSSPGVSISALNIQECVERIPWIAPECVRNSQALSVAVDKWGFGTTLWEICYEGVAPLKDKKLIEKEMFYSAQCSLVTPDCPQLAELITKCMNYDPKRRPFFRAIVRDLTGVAEQNPVLPPSRVPIQEVDPTVFDTRFLRKIDNLGEGHFGKVELCQYDPHGDGRGELVAVKSLKPNSKGQLPCHLRREIDTMRELYHHNIVKYKGVCSEEGGRTTKLIMEYLPAGSLKDYLPKRKHQTDLTRLLNYALQICQGMDYLGSQRFIHRDLAARNVLVENESTVKIADFGLTKSMKEDKSYYTVKEDTESPVFWYAPECLMGSRFYPASDVWSFGVTLYELMTYCESSSSPEPVFLKLLSPSEGKMTLTRLVEFLIDGKRLPCPPRCPDTVYSLMRRCWEFDPANRIQFKGLITELETLLDERNRGQTGCLKC from the exons ATGCCTCGAAACAAGGCAATGGACATGGGCAGGCAGCTGTTGGTAAAGATGCAGAGGACGAGGAAGGGCAAGTTCACGCCAATCCCTGTATTACCACAGGGCCTCGAGGTCCACTTCTACCTGCGAGACTCTCACCAGCTGGAGTTTCTCCGGGGTTGTTACACTGCTGAGGAGCTGTGCACAGAGGCAGCCAAGAAGTGTG GCATTTCACCTATTTGCTTCAATCTGTTTGCCTTGTATGACGAGGGCATGAACATCTGGTACCCTCCCAATCACACCTTCAAAATCGAGGAGAGCACTTGCTTAAAGCTCCACTATCGCATGAG GTTCTACTTCACCAACTGGCATGGTGCGAATGACAATGTGCCACGTGTTTGCAGACATGCCCTCAAGAGAAAGAACGGCAATGGGCCGAAGACCGAATCAGGGGGTACGGCACTCCTTGAGGCTGCCTCACTGAAGTATCTGTTTGCCCAG GGTCAGCATGACTTCCTGAAGGGGCGGGCCGCAGTGCGTAACCCTCAGAATGAAGAGGAGGCCCACTGTATTGAGAATGAGTGCCTGGGGGTGGCAGTGTTGTCTATCACACACAATGCCTTGGAGAAGAACATTGTCAACCCATATTTAGCAGGACAGATCAG CTATAAGAAATACATCCCAGAGAGCATGAACCAAATCATCAAGCAGCGGAACTTCCTGACACGACTCCGCATCTCCCGGGTGTTTCAGCACTTCCTTAACGAGTTCAACAACAAGACAGTGAAGAGCAACAAAGTCAACATCCATGACATCAAGGTCAAATACTTGGCTACGCTGGAGACTTTGACCTGTGGGTTCGGCTGTGAG ATGTACAAGCCTGAAGTGCTACGTGTTACTGACAGCGAAGGGGAGATCGAAGGAACACCCACTTCCTGTAACCAGGGTCAGCCCACCCAGTACCAAGTCCTTGTGTCTGGAAATACAGGGATCAAGTGGCGGAGGAAGCAACAGAAT AATGCATGGACTGCCAAAGAGAAGAAAAAATCAAAAAAGTACAAAACCGACATCAACTGGAAGAACAAACCAGCTCAAGACGTTTCGAATGACTGGAAAACCTTCTCTGATTTCTATGAGATTACACACATCAACATCAAGGGCTCCACAGTCACTGTCCACAAGCAGGACAACAAAAAGATG GAACTGAGCCTGGGTTTCCATGCAGAGGCATTGTCTTTTGCCACCCTCGTTGATGGATACTTCCGTCTGACAGTGGATGCACATCACTTCCTGTGTACAGATGTGGCCCCTCCCTCTGTGGTACAGAACCTGCAGGAAGGCTGTCATGGTCCAATCAG CATGGACTACACCTCCCACAAGCTGCGTCAGGAGGGCAGGGAGGAGGGCATGTATGTGCTGCGCTGGAGCTGCATCGACTATGACCACATCATCCTGACTGTCAAATGCAATGAA GCGGACCAGACCGATAGCCATCCGTACCGTAGCTTTAAGATCGAGGTGGGGCCGGAAGGCTACGGCCTGAGTGGTACAGCCCTGAGGCAGCCCTCTCTCAGGGAGCTGATGGAACAGCTGATTGGCCAGAGACTTAGCACAGACGGAGTCTTCTTCCAGCTCCGCAAGGCCTGCCCTCCGCAGCCCAGAG aaATGTCTAACCTGCTACTAGTGACAAAGAGAGATGCAGAGCCGATGTACCCCGTACAGAGTCATGTCATCTTCCACAAGATCCTCAACGAGGACAtagtgcag GAGGAGCACTTGGGCTGTGGCACCAGAACTAACATCTATGCTGGCAAATTTAAGATAAAGagtgaggaagagaaggatgtGTGGGGTTCCCAAACCTACCACGAGGTGAAAGTGGTCCTGAAAGTGCTAGGGTCCCAACACAGAGATATCTCtatg ACTTTCTTTGAAACGGTCAGTATGATGCGTCAGGTGTCCCATCAACACATCACTCTGCTGCACGGTGTCTGTGTTCGCAACCATGACA ATATCATTGTGGAGGAGCATGTGACGCTGGGTCCTCTGGATGTGTTCATGCGGGGACATCGTCTTGAACTCAGCGCCTCCTGGAAGTACCAGGTGGCCAAACAACTGACCGGCGCCCTCAGCTACCTG GAGGATAAGAAGCTGGTCCATGGCTATGTGTGTGCTAAGAACGTCCTAGTGGAGCGGGATGGCCTAGAGGGAGAGACTGGGCCCTTCATCAAACTGAGTAGCCCTGGGGTCTCCATCTCCGCACTCAAcatacaag AGTGTGTGGAGAGGATCCCATGGATCGCCCCAGAGTGTGTGAGGAACAGCCAGGCCCTGAGTGTTGCGGTGGATAAGTGGGGATTTGGCACCACACTGTGGGAGATCTGCTATGAGGGAGTTGCTCCTCTCAAGGACAAGAAACTCATAGAG AAGGAGATGTTTTACTCAGCCCAATGTTCCCTGGTGACCCCAGACTGCCCTCAGCTGGCTGAGCTCATCACCAAGTGCATGAACTACGACCCCAAGAGGAGGCCCTTCTTCAGGGCCATTGTCAGGGACCTCACTGGGGTGGCCGAGCAGA ACCCAGTCCTGCCACCTAGTAGGGTGCCCATCCAGGAAGTGGACCCCACTGTGTTTGATACAAGGTTCCTCAGGAAAATTGATAACCTGGGAGAG GGTCACTTTGGTAAGGTGGAGCTGTGTCAGTATGACCCCCATGGGGACGGCCGAGGGGAGCTGGTGGCGGTCAAGTCTCTGAAGCCAAACAGCAAAGGCCAGCTGCCCTGCCACCTGAGAAGAGAGATAGATACCATGAGAGAACTGTACCACCACAACATTGTCAAATACAAAGGAGTGTGTAgcgaggagg GTGGGAGGACCACTAAGCTGATTATGGAGTACCTGCCAGCGGGGAGCCTGAAGGACTACCTTCCCAaaagaaaacaccagactgaccTCACGAGACTTCTCAACTACGCCCTCCAGATCTGCCAG ggaATGGATTACTTGGGATCACAGCGGTTCATCCACCGGGATTTGGCGGCCAGGAACGTTCTGGTGGAGAACGAGAGCACAGTGAAGATCGCAGACTTTGGGCTGACCAAGAGCATGAAGGAGGACAAGAGTTACTACACTGTCAAAGAGGACACCGAAAGCCCTGTGTTCTG GTATGCTCCTGAGTGCCTGATGGGCTCTAGGTTCTACCCTGCGTCTGACGTGTGGTCTTTCGGAGTGACCCTCTATGAGCTGATGACCTACTGCGAGTCAAGCAGCAGTCCTGAGCCG GTATTTTTGAAGTTGCTTAGTCCAAGCGAGGGTAAGATGACTCTCACCCGATTGGTGGAATTTCTGATAGACGGCAAGAGGCTGCCATGTCCACCTCGCTGCCCAGACACG gTGTACTCTCTGATGAGGAGGTGTTGGGAGTTTGACCCGGCGAACAGGATCCAGTTCAAAGGCCTGATCACAGAGCTGGAGACGCTGCTGGACGAGAGGAACAGAGGACAGACTGGCTGTCTGAAGTGCTAG